The DNA window TTCAACATCCTGACCAACCTTATACCTACATAGTGCTTCCAGCTGACACGTTTCCTGGTATAGATGCTGCTTTGATTGGTCGAAAAATCCGCAGAATGCCTTATTAGTCTCCCTGGTATAACCAACATTTGGGATGATGCTAGTTAATAAAGAGGAATAGATACAAGTTACACAAAAGGATCAAAGAATTATAAACTAGTCAaaagaaattaagaattatAAACTAGTAAATAGATGTGTTAGTTCACAAATCCAGAGGTCCTCTTTGATTGGCATAGCCcataaaatttatataaaataaatgatcTTAAAACACACTGTGCATGTAAGCACACGCTTAGCCACATACACACACAATCCCTTCCACTAAGTATTAGACAGTACTCATGCATGAAAGATCCAATCCTTTTCTGAACTACAGCAAGAAGGGGTCCTTAACCTAAATTGGATTCCCTATACTGGAACACAAGATGAgtataaatagaaaataaactagCTAGTCAAAATGAAGTTCCAAACATTATCTTCAAGGTCAAAATCTTTAACATACCGGAGGAGGCATTCTGGTCTATATTGTCTAAATTTTGGGTTGAATAATGCATCTATTGCAATGATCCTTGTTTTCTTCCGGCCCAAgaaatctactggttttccatCCACATAGTTGCCCATGAAACGGAAAGAAGAGGCGTACCTGTACCACATCAAATATGATTGCAGCGAAAGCAAttacaaaatgataaaaaaacaaGATGTTGTACATTTGATCAAAAGCAGCAAGGATTTACAATAGAACAAGTTAGCAACTGCAGCTGTATGATATTCATTTAGTACAGTAATCCCGCAAACATTATAGTTGGTAAAAAAGTTATATCAGGATAATCACCCTGTAACTCAAAATCTGAAATAAATGTCCCTTTAGTGCAGTGAATTTAGAAATCCAGAAAAAAGGGTTCTACTATGTAAGACTGAATTTATAGATGCCTGTGGGAAATCTTTAGCTGAAAATTGAAGGTGTGATGCTTTCTTTCAAGAGTGAGGCTTGGACAACCTTAGTTTCTTCAGTGATATTGTCTAGATcaatctcttctattttctattcATATACTTCTTCTATTctactttttttctttagttaaCACTGTTTTCAAGCATCCTATACTCCAAACTTCCATTAAAGCCAGTCACAATTGTTTTTACCTTGACCCtactaaatcccaaacccaatCTTAAATTAATTAGATAATAACACATCATATATCCACTGCACAACCACTTTCTCTCCATACAACACCTATTGCAACCTCTCTAAACCTGTGAAATCAGCTGAGGAATTCAGGAAAGCCGAACCCATAAAACTGATAAAGAAACATTACTTAGAAATAAACTTTtggaattttaatattttattcggttctttcttcttcttttttatttatttatttatttttatttttttatgcaccACATGCAATGTGTGTCTATGTAACtacaagaaacaaaataagtTCATGATGGTTTCAGTTTAAATTCAATGCTTGCACAATAAGTGACACTAGAGAAATACCAAAGGCACTTCACAAATTAAACATAATGTCAAAAAATTTAGTCCAAAATGAACTCACCCAGTATAATTTGAAAACCTTTCAGCACCAACAATTCCTATAGCTTCATTGTCAGCCATGGAAGGCAAGAAGAGCATGCCAACAATTAATTCAGGACTGATCATGAAACGGATCTCTTCCTACACAAGATAAAAGCCACACCAGAGTTAAGAAGTGATAAAAAATTCCACAAGTTGAGTCAAATTTCAGAAAGACAATGTCCTACGTTGACTTGTCAAAACAAGTGTGATTAAGGATTTGAAGAAAAGATGCCACGTGCGGAACAAGGGAAGAAATACATTCAGTAGGACAGGTAAATCcaaaagggaaacaaaaatttcaattatacTAAGCATAATGaaagaagttgaagttgaacgTCAGGCAACCAATGAACAAAGGCACTCGCCTAGATTTCCAGGTGGCAAATGAGAAGGGGATTctacttgtccacaaaatttcagtcCCATCTGACCACCACGGGGCACAACTAGGTTCCTGCCTAAGTGATTCTATCCTAAACGACTAGGTACCTGCCAAGGAGATTCCATCCTAAACGGCCATTTAGGAAATCCAGGTTCATCCATCATATTCCTAATTTAAGCAAAGTTTTAGCAGCTAGAATACTTTTTATTCCAGGGCtttaaaggggggaaaaaaccTGTATGCAGCCCCTACGAAGAGCAccacccccaatatacttgttGGAGAAATCAACTTCAAGAGACTCACTTAACTGATCTTCAATCAGTCCTGAATGTGAAACCTGAACAGAAGAGGAAGCCACTTTAGCAAAACCAGGAAACAGACATGATGACCCTAAAACAAACTAAATGATTTTCCATAAACACAACATCCAGATTACAGcagtaaatattttttaaaataattctctttattttttacctCAAAATGGCAGAGGGGAACAACAGATTTGCTCCAGAAGTCAGTGTTGGggtaagaaacagaaaaattagCACGTTTCCAGAAAAGAACCTTCCGCTCAAATGAGACGCAGCCCGCTGGCATGCATGTACTTATCCTCTCGAAATAGTGTATGAGGCACTTTATCTTATGTTCTTGATTCTGGTTATAATCGGTATAAATGCTCCTGAAGGCACAAAAATTTATGGAATTACTTATTGGTAAGATGACTGTGGGCCCACCATTAATACGCAAATATCCACCTAACTAAAAGTAATGCAAGAGAGATATTAACACATGGTAAAACTAACTGGGAACAAACACAAAGGGAATATCAACAAGGAAAAAAGCTAATCACAAAT is part of the Macadamia integrifolia cultivar HAES 741 chromosome 9, SCU_Mint_v3, whole genome shotgun sequence genome and encodes:
- the LOC122088826 gene encoding poly(ADP-ribose) glycohydrolase 1-like isoform X3, with product MLLRLPSLLETHYQKADNLLGGIKTGLRIVGPQEPGIVVLSQELIGALLTCSFFCLFPINDRGAKHLPGINFDHLFASIYTDYNQNQEHKIKCLIHYFERISTCMPAGCVSFERKVLFWKRANFSVSYPNTDFWSKSVVPLCHFEVSHSGLIEDQLSESLEVDFSNKYIGGGALRRGCIQEEIRFMISPELIVGMLFLPSMADNEAIGIVGAERFSNYTGYASSFRFMGNYVDGKPVDFLGRKKTRIIAIDALFNPKFRQYRPECLLRETNKAFCGFFDQSKQHLYQETCQLEALCRYKVGQDVEPSNWAGSVKMDKPPFVTEVDDGASAAELINKTHIGKSKQAKDRQNDIGIVTGNWGCGAFGGDPELKTTIQWLAGSQAFRPFILYCTFGEEALRNLEQVTQWIVSHEWTVGDLWNMLSEYSSQRLKGETDTGFFTWLLPFLSN